The Antricoccus suffuscus genome window below encodes:
- the purE gene encoding 5-(carboxyamino)imidazole ribonucleotide mutase: protein MSASAPQVGIIMGSDSDWPVMKLAAEALDEFEIAYEARVVSAHRMAKEMIAYGEQAADRGISVIIAGAGGAAHLPGMVASVSPLPVIGVPVPLKYLDGMDSLLSIVQMPAGVPVATVSIAGARNAGLLAVRILGASDPAIRAKMVTFQADLADAARSKNEALQSELR from the coding sequence ATGAGTGCATCAGCCCCGCAGGTCGGCATCATCATGGGCAGCGACTCAGACTGGCCGGTCATGAAGCTCGCCGCCGAAGCGCTCGATGAATTCGAGATCGCCTATGAGGCAAGAGTTGTATCAGCGCATCGCATGGCCAAGGAGATGATTGCGTACGGCGAACAAGCGGCCGACCGCGGGATCTCGGTCATCATCGCGGGCGCTGGGGGAGCGGCCCACCTGCCTGGCATGGTCGCTTCGGTAAGCCCGTTACCGGTCATCGGCGTACCGGTGCCGTTGAAGTATCTCGACGGGATGGACTCTCTGCTGTCGATTGTGCAGATGCCCGCTGGCGTACCGGTCGCGACCGTGTCGATCGCCGGTGCGCGCAATGCGGGTCTGCTGGCCGTCCGAATCCTCGGCGCCAGCGACCCGGCGATCCGGGCGAAAATGGTGACGTTTCAGGCCGACCTCGCAGATGCCGCGCGGTCCAAGAACGAGGCGCTGCAGTCGGAGTTGCGGTAG
- a CDS encoding 5-(carboxyamino)imidazole ribonucleotide synthase: MDQRTGLPIVGMVGGGQLARMTHQAAIALGQSLKVLSVTADESAALVAADVQLGSHLDYDDLLRFAQSCDVVTFDHEHVPGDHIRKLVAAGHEVHPGADALTFAQDKLQMRRRLSELSVPVPRWARVGTVADIEQFAEGTWPIVLKAAKGGYDGKGVWMIDSASDAAEIVEQCAASGIELLAEERVQLTRELAVLVARSKFGQVSAWPVVETVQRDGICVEVIAPAPGLSDAVADRATTLGIEIADKLGVTGVLAVELFETIDTDGRPAIEVNELAMRPHNSGHWTIEGSTTSQFEQHLRAVLDYPLGRTSLRAPYTVMANVLGGEPGGPGIDERVHHLMAKWPEVKIHLYGKEVRPGRKIGHVTACGSDLESLRRSTSGAAAYLTNGTFV; the protein is encoded by the coding sequence GTGGATCAACGCACCGGACTTCCTATCGTCGGCATGGTTGGCGGCGGCCAACTCGCCCGCATGACTCATCAAGCTGCCATCGCTCTCGGCCAGTCGCTCAAGGTACTCAGCGTCACCGCGGACGAGTCGGCGGCGTTAGTGGCCGCGGATGTACAGCTCGGCAGCCACCTGGACTACGACGACCTGCTCAGGTTTGCGCAGAGCTGCGACGTCGTCACCTTCGATCATGAGCATGTGCCAGGCGATCACATTCGCAAGCTCGTCGCCGCGGGCCACGAGGTCCATCCCGGTGCGGACGCGCTGACCTTCGCCCAGGACAAGCTGCAGATGCGTAGGCGCCTTAGCGAACTGTCGGTGCCGGTACCGCGGTGGGCCCGGGTCGGCACTGTCGCCGACATCGAGCAGTTCGCTGAGGGCACGTGGCCAATCGTGCTTAAGGCGGCGAAGGGTGGGTACGACGGCAAAGGCGTCTGGATGATCGATAGCGCTTCGGATGCCGCCGAGATCGTCGAGCAGTGCGCGGCGAGCGGCATCGAGTTGCTCGCCGAGGAGAGGGTGCAGCTCACCCGCGAGCTCGCCGTACTCGTCGCGCGTTCTAAGTTCGGCCAAGTCAGTGCGTGGCCGGTCGTAGAGACCGTGCAGCGGGACGGCATCTGCGTGGAGGTGATAGCGCCGGCGCCTGGGCTCTCCGACGCGGTCGCGGACCGCGCCACCACTCTCGGCATCGAGATCGCCGACAAGCTCGGCGTCACCGGCGTGCTGGCCGTCGAGCTGTTCGAGACCATCGACACCGACGGCCGACCGGCGATCGAGGTCAACGAGCTCGCGATGCGCCCCCACAACTCGGGACACTGGACGATCGAAGGCTCGACAACCAGCCAGTTCGAACAGCACCTGCGCGCGGTCCTCGACTACCCGCTGGGGCGTACCTCGCTGCGCGCGCCGTACACCGTCATGGCCAACGTGCTGGGCGGCGAACCGGGAGGTCCGGGTATCGACGAACGCGTGCACCACTTGATGGCAAAGTGGCCGGAGGTCAAGATTCACTTGTATGGCAAGGAAGTTCGGCCCGGCCGCAAGATCGGCCACGTCACGGCGTGTGGCAGTGACCTCGAATCCTTACGCCGCAGTACATCCGGCGCGGCGGCGTACCTGACGAACGGAACCTTCGTATGA